From Thermotoga sp., one genomic window encodes:
- a CDS encoding rhomboid family intramembrane serine protease — MRKRAVYFILLFNAFIFVMMSLSGIFSTREPVLQMLLFLRYGAQYGPRVDAGDWFRLITALFVHGGILHILFNSYALYYFGLIVEDIYGTEKFLFSYFFTGVIGNIATHIFYHDTISVGASGAIFGLIGVLFAAGLRKDTPFFMRPVTGASLLPIILINVVYGFLPGTNINNAAHLGGFLTGMLLGYTMKPFSWKRRALWKAIAILTVLLVALSYAFLIKQIPEIDEAIRRFRAG, encoded by the coding sequence ATGAGAAAAAGGGCTGTTTATTTCATCCTGCTGTTCAATGCGTTTATATTTGTGATGATGAGTCTTTCTGGGATTTTCTCCACAAGAGAGCCTGTTCTGCAGATGCTCCTTTTCCTCAGGTACGGTGCCCAGTATGGTCCCAGAGTCGACGCGGGAGACTGGTTCAGGTTGATCACGGCCCTTTTCGTTCACGGGGGGATCCTGCACATTCTCTTCAACTCCTACGCTCTGTACTATTTCGGGTTGATAGTGGAGGATATATATGGAACAGAAAAGTTCCTCTTCAGTTACTTCTTCACAGGAGTGATTGGAAACATTGCAACACACATCTTCTACCACGACACCATTTCCGTTGGCGCAAGTGGTGCCATATTTGGTCTCATTGGAGTACTCTTTGCAGCGGGTCTCAGGAAGGACACACCCTTTTTCATGAGGCCGGTGACCGGAGCATCCCTTCTTCCCATCATCCTGATAAACGTGGTGTACGGTTTTCTCCCTGGAACGAACATCAACAACGCGGCACATCTTGGTGGATTCCTGACTGGAATGCTCCTTGGATACACAATGAAGCCCTTCTCATGGAAGAGAAGGGCTCTCTGGAAAGCCATCGCCATTCTCACGGTTCTTCTTGTGGCTCTTTCGTACGCTTTTTTGATCAAACAGATTCCTGAAATCGACGAAGCGATCAGACGGTTCAGAGCAGGATGA
- a CDS encoding Gfo/Idh/MocA family oxidoreductase, whose translation MKLRVALIGCGRIAQKKHVPALIETRDVFETVSVCDLLEEKAHLAADQFERAGVKRPEVTTNYEEILRREDVDVVSIATESGKHYQITMEALENGKHVLVEKPMALSTRHMDEMIELSKRKNLKLGVFFQNRFNPPVQEVRKKLDSGAFGKVFYVSVAVRWNRNEAYYKQASWRGTWEMDGGVLMNQSTHVIDLLQWFLGGEIEEIYGHIANMNHPYIEAEDTGFAIVKFKGGKTGLIEATSNVFPRNLEETLAIFGEKGTVVVGGLAVNRILTWRFEGEESHPFMNLPDPDTVYGDSHKYVYRDFYEAVLNDRKPYISGEDGKKAVEIVLGIYKSFLEGRPVKYPFNFSTEEMKGVRWR comes from the coding sequence ATGAAGCTAAGAGTAGCACTGATAGGATGCGGAAGAATTGCCCAGAAGAAGCACGTTCCTGCTCTGATTGAGACAAGAGACGTTTTTGAAACTGTATCCGTCTGCGACCTCCTGGAGGAAAAAGCCCACCTTGCCGCAGACCAGTTCGAAAGAGCGGGCGTAAAAAGGCCCGAAGTGACAACGAATTACGAAGAAATCCTCAGGAGAGAGGATGTGGACGTGGTCTCTATCGCGACAGAGAGCGGCAAGCACTATCAAATAACGATGGAAGCACTGGAGAATGGAAAACACGTTCTTGTGGAAAAGCCCATGGCACTTTCAACGCGGCACATGGACGAAATGATAGAACTATCAAAGAGGAAGAACCTGAAACTCGGGGTGTTCTTCCAGAACAGGTTCAATCCACCCGTGCAGGAGGTCAGAAAAAAGCTGGATTCAGGGGCTTTCGGGAAGGTGTTCTACGTTTCTGTGGCGGTGAGGTGGAACAGGAATGAAGCGTACTACAAACAGGCAAGCTGGAGAGGTACCTGGGAGATGGATGGAGGAGTGCTGATGAACCAGTCCACCCACGTCATAGATCTTCTCCAGTGGTTCCTCGGGGGAGAGATCGAGGAAATATACGGACACATAGCGAACATGAATCATCCTTACATAGAAGCAGAGGACACCGGTTTTGCCATCGTGAAGTTCAAAGGGGGAAAGACAGGCCTGATAGAGGCAACGAGCAATGTGTTTCCAAGGAATCTCGAGGAGACACTCGCTATCTTTGGAGAGAAAGGAACCGTCGTCGTTGGAGGACTTGCCGTCAACAGGATCCTCACCTGGAGATTCGAAGGAGAAGAGTCCCATCCGTTCATGAATCTGCCAGATCCAGACACAGTGTACGGAGACAGCCACAAGTACGTGTACAGGGATTTCTATGAAGCAGTTCTTAACGACAGGAAACCCTACATCTCGGGAGAAGATGGAAAGAAAGCAGTCGAGATCGTCCTCGGGATATACAAGTCCTTTCTGGAGGGAAGACCCGTGAAGTATCCGTTCAACTTTTCAACGGAGGAAATGAAGGGAGTAAGATGGCGATGA
- a CDS encoding DMT family transporter, with amino-acid sequence MERFLAWLVIVFWGISFLATKVVVQSLNPFLAGFLRFLLAFLFLGLVSGRRPKLFNRDVFLAGFWGVFGYFAFENSALMFTEPTNAAIIVSSAPIFFLLFSHVVQKKRTTVGMYLGVSLSFLGVVLVILNGRFVLKLNPLGDLLAFGAALSWVFYTYHVERLKNLSFPENAGIMFWGMVLFLPFSAGKSHQLPDMNSLVIVSLLYLGLLCSGLAYFLWNRTIERLGSRRATNMIYYIPVVTAVVEHTVKMKLPSALLIGGVVLVVLGLSIFEKEVEHEAKSSTDRMRKNCPEEARSCSD; translated from the coding sequence TTGGAAAGATTTCTTGCGTGGCTTGTGATAGTGTTCTGGGGTATCTCTTTTCTTGCGACGAAAGTGGTTGTACAGAGCCTGAACCCATTCCTTGCAGGCTTTTTGAGGTTCCTGCTTGCTTTTCTCTTTCTGGGCCTGGTGTCTGGAAGAAGGCCAAAGTTGTTCAACAGAGATGTCTTTCTGGCGGGCTTCTGGGGAGTCTTCGGATACTTTGCCTTCGAAAACTCCGCACTTATGTTCACAGAACCCACCAACGCTGCGATCATCGTCTCGTCCGCTCCGATCTTTTTTCTTCTCTTCTCGCACGTCGTTCAGAAGAAGAGAACCACAGTGGGTATGTATCTCGGTGTGTCGCTCTCTTTTCTCGGTGTTGTCCTCGTCATATTGAACGGTCGGTTCGTTCTCAAACTGAATCCACTCGGGGACCTTCTTGCTTTCGGGGCCGCCCTGTCCTGGGTGTTCTACACGTATCACGTGGAAAGGTTAAAAAACCTGTCTTTTCCCGAGAACGCCGGAATAATGTTCTGGGGAATGGTTCTTTTTCTTCCCTTTTCTGCTGGAAAGTCCCACCAGCTGCCGGACATGAACTCTCTTGTGATCGTGTCCTTACTCTACCTTGGACTTTTGTGTTCTGGACTTGCATACTTTCTCTGGAACAGGACGATCGAAAGACTTGGAAGCAGGAGAGCAACGAACATGATATACTACATACCAGTCGTCACGGCCGTGGTTGAGCACACCGTGAAGATGAAACTTCCATCTGCTCTTTTGATCGGAGGAGTTGTGCTCGTGGTTCTGGGACTCTCCATCTTCGAAAAGGAGGTAGAGCATGAAGCTAAGAGTAGCACTGATAGGATGCGGAAGAATTGCCCAGAAGAAGCACGTTCCTGCTCTGATTGA
- a CDS encoding putative manganese-dependent inorganic diphosphatase: MKTLEKVYVVGHRNPDTDSVCSAIGYAYYKKEVEKERNFVPARCGELTNEASFVLNYFKMKPPILLETLEPTVEDLELKEPTFASPDTSVYDVAMLMEGKGIKNVPVVSRGRMIGVVTESNLARVYVRRLKIEPLIIHPVPLDQLVRVLRAEVVCDYLKERTVSGKVHIAVDALHVLLGKIEIGDVVIVGDNEPSQIALLEKGARLMIIVNNAPVSSRVLEIAKEKGAAVLRVSFDAFGAAKLINLALPVTLVMSRKFPTVTKRDTLEDVKNIVFTSKLRAAFVEDEKGKLLGVITRTDLMKGVRKKVILVDHNEITQAPEGVEKAEILEIIDHHRLGGLSTLNPVFFYNEPVGSTSTIVTEFLLKDNVKIEREIAGILLAGIISDTLFFKLSTTTEKDRAMASFLARITKLDLEKFARRVLKEGMRIPENVDPLELLKRDVKVYEMGEESFAVSQIMTSDFSTLLKEKEKLTSALKNLKGELGVTHCFVLFTNPIEEASLVLVEGDQKIQKIVEKAFDAEKKDELFLLRGVMSRKKDFVPRIGEALRRER, translated from the coding sequence GTGAAGACGTTGGAGAAAGTGTACGTGGTGGGACACAGAAACCCAGATACGGACAGCGTATGTTCTGCCATAGGGTACGCTTACTACAAGAAAGAAGTCGAGAAAGAAAGGAATTTTGTTCCTGCAAGATGTGGTGAGCTGACGAACGAAGCATCGTTTGTCCTCAACTATTTCAAGATGAAGCCTCCAATCCTTCTTGAAACGCTGGAGCCCACTGTTGAAGACCTCGAGTTGAAAGAACCGACCTTCGCCTCTCCGGACACGTCCGTTTACGATGTCGCCATGCTGATGGAAGGAAAGGGAATAAAAAACGTTCCCGTGGTGTCCAGGGGAAGGATGATAGGAGTGGTGACAGAAAGTAATCTCGCACGTGTCTACGTGAGAAGACTGAAGATAGAACCTCTCATCATACATCCCGTTCCCCTCGATCAGCTGGTCAGGGTCCTGAGGGCAGAGGTTGTGTGTGACTATCTCAAAGAAAGGACCGTCTCCGGCAAAGTTCACATCGCCGTTGACGCACTCCACGTGCTTCTTGGGAAGATCGAAATAGGTGATGTGGTCATAGTTGGGGACAACGAACCGTCCCAGATAGCACTCCTGGAAAAGGGAGCAAGGCTCATGATAATCGTGAACAACGCACCCGTGTCCAGCCGGGTTCTCGAGATAGCGAAGGAAAAAGGAGCGGCTGTTCTGCGGGTGAGCTTCGATGCTTTCGGTGCGGCAAAACTCATAAACCTGGCACTCCCCGTGACACTCGTGATGAGCAGAAAATTTCCAACGGTGACGAAAAGAGATACTCTCGAAGACGTGAAAAACATCGTCTTCACTTCCAAACTGAGGGCTGCATTCGTGGAGGACGAGAAAGGAAAGCTCCTTGGTGTGATAACAAGAACAGACCTGATGAAGGGCGTGAGGAAGAAAGTCATCCTGGTGGATCATAACGAAATAACACAGGCGCCGGAGGGAGTGGAAAAGGCGGAGATCCTTGAGATCATCGACCATCACAGGCTCGGTGGTCTGAGCACCCTGAACCCTGTTTTCTTCTACAACGAACCCGTGGGTAGCACTTCCACGATCGTCACAGAGTTTCTCCTGAAGGACAACGTGAAGATAGAAAGAGAAATCGCCGGTATTCTTCTTGCCGGAATCATCTCCGATACTCTCTTCTTCAAGCTTTCCACGACAACGGAAAAGGACAGGGCGATGGCAAGCTTCCTCGCCAGGATCACAAAGCTCGATCTGGAAAAGTTCGCAAGAAGAGTGCTGAAGGAAGGAATGAGAATACCAGAGAACGTCGATCCTCTTGAACTGTTGAAGAGAGACGTGAAGGTGTACGAAATGGGTGAAGAGTCCTTTGCAGTTTCACAGATCATGACCTCAGATTTTTCCACCCTGCTGAAAGAAAAAGAAAAGCTCACCAGCGCCCTGAAAAATCTCAAGGGAGAACTCGGTGTGACTCACTGTTTTGTCCTCTTCACCAATCCGATAGAAGAGGCAAGCCTCGTGCTGGTGGAGGGAGACCAGAAGATCCAGAAGATAGTGGAGAAGGCCTTCGACGCGGAAAAGAAAGACGAGCTTTTCCTTTTGAGGGGAGTCATGTCCAGGAAGAAAGATTTCGTTCCAAGGATCGGAGAGGCTCTGAGAAGGGAGAGATGA
- the tnpA gene encoding IS200/IS605 family transposase, with protein sequence MNGKRWKRSATTVYNIGYHLIWCPKHRCKVLIGEVAEQLKELLLQKAKEIEVEIARMEVMPDHVYLFVKTDPRNSLHFMSSNLRTTPPRY encoded by the coding sequence ATGAACGGCAAACGATGGAAACGATCGGCCACAACGGTATACAACATCGGCTATCATCTTATCTGGTGCCCTAAGCACCGGTGCAAAGTACTGATAGGTGAAGTAGCTGAGCAGCTGAAAGAGTTGTTGCTTCAGAAAGCTAAGGAGATAGAAGTAGAAATTGCCCGGATGGAGGTCATGCCGGATCATGTGTATCTTTTCGTGAAAACCGATCCCAGAAACAGCCTCCATTTCATGTCCAGCAATTTAAGGACTACACCTCCAAGGTACTGA
- a CDS encoding zinc ribbon domain-containing protein, which yields MYRTVVFQDDNVKGWEALFSKQVHSSGIGGLKSRLKISLETSIAVKRTETTGECFACGKRHELSLSDRVIECNCGWKCDRDVNAALVSSEKGLA from the coding sequence ATGTATCGAACAGTAGTGTTCCAGGACGACAACGTGAAAGGATGGGAAGCACTCTTTAGTAAGCAGGTCCACTCTTCCGGGATAGGCGGATTGAAATCAAGGTTGAAGATCAGCCTTGAGACGTCTATCGCCGTGAAGAGGACTGAGACCACCGGAGAGTGTTTTGCCTGTGGAAAAAGACACGAACTTTCCCTGTCGGACAGGGTAATTGAGTGCAACTGCGGCTGGAAATGCGACAGAGATGTTAATGCTGCACTCGTATCCTCAGAAAAGGGCTTGGCCTGA
- a CDS encoding rod shape-determining protein: protein MLRKDIGIDLGTANTLVFLKGKGIVVNEPSVIAIDSNTGEILKVGIEAKRMIGKTPASIKAIRPMKDGVIADYTVALVMLKYFINRAKDGFNLFKPRVVIGVPIGITDVERRAILDAGLEAGASKVFLIEEPMAAAIGSNLNVEEPSGNMVVDIGGGTTEVAVISLGSIVTWESVRIAGDEMDEAIMQYVRETYRVAIGERTAERVKIEIGNVYPSKENDELETTVSGIDLSTGLPRKLTLKGSEVREALKSVVITIVESVRTTLEKTPPELVSDIMERGIFLTGGGSLLRGLDTLLQKETGISVIRAEEPLTAVAKGAGMVLERVNILKKLQGAG from the coding sequence GTGCTAAGAAAGGACATAGGAATCGATCTTGGAACGGCAAATACGCTCGTCTTTCTCAAAGGAAAGGGAATCGTGGTGAACGAGCCATCCGTGATCGCTATAGACTCCAACACGGGGGAGATTCTGAAAGTCGGTATCGAAGCAAAGAGGATGATCGGAAAAACCCCTGCATCGATAAAGGCCATAAGACCCATGAAAGACGGTGTGATAGCCGACTACACTGTGGCTCTCGTGATGCTGAAGTACTTCATAAACAGGGCAAAGGACGGATTCAACCTCTTCAAACCGCGTGTGGTGATAGGAGTTCCCATAGGCATCACCGATGTGGAAAGAAGGGCCATTCTAGACGCTGGGCTGGAAGCTGGAGCGAGCAAAGTCTTCCTGATAGAAGAGCCCATGGCGGCAGCGATAGGCTCCAATCTTAACGTTGAAGAACCCTCTGGAAACATGGTGGTGGACATCGGTGGTGGCACGACGGAGGTTGCTGTCATATCTCTCGGTAGTATTGTCACCTGGGAGTCGGTGCGTATAGCAGGTGACGAGATGGACGAAGCCATCATGCAGTACGTCCGGGAGACCTACCGGGTGGCGATTGGTGAGAGAACAGCGGAACGAGTGAAGATCGAAATAGGGAACGTCTACCCTTCCAAGGAGAACGACGAGCTCGAAACGACTGTTTCTGGTATAGACCTGTCCACGGGCCTTCCAAGAAAGCTCACCTTGAAGGGTAGTGAAGTGAGAGAGGCCTTGAAAAGTGTCGTGATCACGATCGTAGAGAGTGTGAGGACGACATTGGAAAAGACTCCTCCTGAACTTGTTTCCGATATCATGGAGCGGGGGATATTCCTCACCGGGGGTGGATCCCTCCTGAGAGGTCTGGACACGCTTCTTCAAAAGGAAACGGGTATCAGCGTGATCAGGGCCGAAGAACCCCTCACGGCCGTGGCGAAGGGAGCGGGAATGGTGCTCGAGAGGGTGAACATCCTGAAGAAACTCCAGGGTGCTGGATGA